The following are encoded in a window of Mycobacterium decipiens genomic DNA:
- a CDS encoding AMP-binding protein, with product MAVVESSLPTVIRERASLQPNDIAFTYIDYDQSWDGVEETLTWSQLHRRTLNLAAQLRECGSTGDRALILIPQGLDYIVSFLASLQAGVIAVPLSVPYGGAHDERTTSVLADTSPAIILTASSVVGIVSEYVQPQPGQSATSIIEVDRLDLNGRPAPSSRATNHDWPDTLYLQYTSGSTRTPAGVMVSNKNLFANFEQIMTSYYGGYGKLAPPGSTVVSWLPFYHDMGFFLGIILPVLAGIPAKLTSPIGFLQRPARWMQLLASNTLAFSAAPNFAYDLASRKTKDEDMAGLDLGGVHGILNGSERVQPVTLKRFIDRFAPFNLHPTVVRPSYGMAEATVYVATRKAGQPPKIVNFDSAKLPDGRAERCESESGTPLVSYGVVDTQPVRIVDPDTRIECPEGTVGEIWVHGGNVASGYWRKPEVTASTFGANIVNPSAGTPEGPWLRTGDSGFRSEGELFIMGRIKDLLIVYGRNHSPDDIEATIQTITPGRCAAIAVPQDGAEKLVAIIELKKKDESDADATERLGVVKREVTSAISKSHGLSVADLVLVSPGSIPITTSGKVRRAQCVQLYRQDEFTRLDV from the coding sequence ATGGCCGTGGTTGAATCTTCACTTCCAACCGTGATTCGCGAGCGTGCTAGTTTGCAGCCCAATGACATCGCGTTCACGTATATCGATTACGACCAGTCGTGGGACGGTGTTGAAGAAACCCTGACGTGGTCGCAGCTACATCGGCGGACGCTAAACCTTGCCGCACAGCTTAGGGAATGCGGCTCAACCGGTGACCGGGCATTGATCCTCATACCGCAAGGACTGGATTACATCGTTAGTTTTCTGGCCTCATTGCAGGCCGGAGTCATCGCGGTTCCGCTTTCGGTTCCGTACGGTGGTGCCCACGATGAGCGCACTACTTCGGTGCTGGCGGATACGTCACCCGCGATCATTCTCACGGCGTCCTCAGTCGTCGGTATTGTCAGCGAGTACGTACAGCCGCAGCCCGGCCAAAGCGCAACATCAATTATCGAAGTTGATCGGCTGGACCTGAATGGACGGCCGGCGCCGAGTTCGCGCGCCACCAACCACGACTGGCCGGATACGTTGTATTTGCAGTACACGTCAGGGTCCACCCGTACGCCGGCCGGCGTCATGGTCTCGAATAAGAATTTGTTCGCCAATTTCGAACAAATCATGACCAGCTACTATGGCGGCTACGGAAAGCTTGCTCCACCGGGCTCCACTGTGGTGTCGTGGCTGCCTTTCTACCACGACATGGGTTTCTTTTTAGGAATCATACTGCCGGTCTTGGCGGGCATTCCGGCCAAGCTGACGAGCCCGATAGGATTCCTGCAGCGGCCCGCGCGATGGATGCAATTGCTGGCGAGCAACACTCTCGCATTTTCGGCCGCGCCGAACTTCGCCTACGATCTGGCCTCACGCAAGACGAAGGACGAAGACATGGCCGGGCTCGACCTCGGCGGTGTCCACGGCATCCTCAATGGCAGCGAACGGGTGCAGCCGGTGACCCTGAAGCGCTTTATCGACCGGTTCGCCCCCTTCAACCTTCACCCTACGGTGGTACGTCCCTCGTATGGCATGGCCGAAGCGACGGTGTACGTGGCGACCCGCAAGGCCGGTCAACCACCAAAAATCGTCAATTTCGATTCCGCCAAGCTGCCCGACGGCCGTGCGGAGCGGTGCGAAAGTGAAAGCGGCACACCGCTGGTCAGCTACGGCGTGGTGGATACGCAGCCGGTGCGCATCGTCGATCCCGACACCCGGATCGAGTGCCCGGAGGGAACGGTCGGTGAGATCTGGGTGCACGGCGGGAACGTCGCGTCCGGCTACTGGCGGAAACCCGAGGTGACGGCCAGCACGTTCGGGGCCAATATTGTCAACCCTTCGGCAGGAACACCCGAAGGCCCGTGGCTGCGGACGGGAGATTCGGGCTTCCGTTCCGAGGGTGAGCTGTTCATCATGGGTCGCATCAAGGATCTGTTGATCGTGTATGGACGTAACCATTCTCCGGACGACATCGAGGCGACGATCCAAACGATCACTCCAGGTCGTTGCGCGGCGATCGCCGTGCCCCAGGACGGCGCCGAAAAGCTGGTTGCCATCATCGAACTCAAGAAGAAGGACGAGTCCGACGCGGACGCGACGGAGCGACTCGGCGTGGTGAAACGCGAAGTCACCTCAGCGATATCGAAATCGCACGGGCTGAGCGTGGCGGATCTTGTTCTGGTGTCCCCGGGCTCGATTCCTATTACCACAAGCGGCAAGGTGCGACGGGCGCAATGTGTCCAGCTGTACCGTCAGGACGAGTTCACCCGCTTGGACGTCTAG
- a CDS encoding RND family transporter, with translation MSRRTTGHDEAKPGGLFDRVGDFVVRWPLAVIGCWIAVAAALTLLLPPLQVQAAKREQAPLPPDAPVMVLQREMSKAFEEKGPGGGGGGGKKGGSGSLLMVVLTNENGLGPADEEVYRKLIGNLRQSTQDQISVQDFLSAPPMKEILASKDNKAWIVPINLPGDAAAPETQTTFKHIVEIVKETVAGTSLTANLSGPVATVADLQELGEADVKVIEIGTAVSVLIILILVYRNLITMLVPLITIGTSVVSAQGFLSALAELGLAINMQSIIFMSAVMIGAGTDYAVFLISRYHDYVRHGNSSDQAVKKALMSIGKVIAASAATVAVTFLAMVFTKLEVFSSVGPAISVSIMVSLLAAVTLLPAILVLAGRRGWVKPRRDLTTRFWRRSGVRIVRRPKIHLVGSVIVLIVLASCAGFIRFNYDDLKTVPQDVDSAKGYTAMNRHFPMNAMTPMVLFIKSPRDLRTPSALADIEMMSRRIAEMPDIVMVRGLTRPNGEPLKETKVSYQAGEVGSKLDEASSAIEDHGGDLDQLAGGAHQLADALAQVRNEVNGAVSSTSGLVNTLQAMVALMGGDKTIQQLDNASQFVGRMRALGNDLGGTIAYAEQTAVWANPMVKALNSSPVCNKDPACRSSRAELAALVQAQNNGLLKSIAALAVTLQQTKEYQTLAQTVNQLDQQLKQIVNGLKAVNGLPTKLAQLQQGANALAEGSAALAEGVQQLVDQTKKMGSGLNEASDFLLGMKHDAEKPSMAGFNIPPQFMTRDEFKKGAQIFLSPDGHAARYFVQSALNPFTTEAMDQVNEIVRIAESARPNTELAEATIGVAGIPTGLRDTRDYYNNDIKFIVIATVLIVFLILVLLLRAIVAPIYLIGSVLVSYLSALGIGVILFQFILGQGMHWSLPGLSFILLVAVGADYNMLLISRIRDESPHGVRVGVIRTVGSTGGVITSAGLIFAASMFGLMTASINTMAQAGFTIGIGIVLDTFLVRTVTVPALTALIGQANWWPSKLGQDSARQVKRRKRARKSDLWLDRVKGIGGRKPKKPVSGRPTTKVARPINGHARKDGLPGTMPRSNGKPRSATNGNNKYLIDHLPGHSLPLFGLAELPPYDVLDCVSKTNGNGKVNGKVIGKEPVDHLLGHSLPLFGLGGLPTYDLSDDTSNRNCDNPIDHSADPALPGFGLPPHQPTNGNSESDGEHPVEHTAPSSDKSVFT, from the coding sequence GTGTCACGGCGGACAACCGGTCATGACGAAGCTAAACCCGGGGGGCTCTTCGACCGGGTAGGCGATTTCGTCGTACGGTGGCCACTCGCGGTCATCGGATGCTGGATCGCGGTGGCGGCCGCTCTTACACTCCTACTCCCACCCCTGCAGGTGCAAGCCGCAAAGCGCGAGCAGGCTCCCCTGCCTCCCGACGCCCCGGTGATGGTCCTGCAAAGGGAGATGAGCAAGGCTTTCGAGGAAAAGGGCCCGGGCGGTGGCGGTGGTGGCGGCAAGAAGGGCGGAAGCGGCTCTCTCCTGATGGTTGTCTTGACCAACGAGAATGGGCTGGGACCCGCAGACGAGGAGGTCTACCGCAAACTAATCGGCAACCTGCGGCAAAGCACGCAGGATCAAATATCGGTACAGGACTTCCTCAGCGCGCCGCCCATGAAGGAGATCTTGGCCAGCAAGGACAACAAGGCCTGGATCGTACCGATAAACCTCCCCGGCGACGCGGCTGCCCCCGAGACCCAAACGACGTTCAAACACATCGTTGAGATTGTCAAGGAGACCGTTGCGGGAACTAGCCTGACGGCCAACCTCAGCGGACCGGTGGCCACGGTCGCCGACCTGCAGGAACTCGGTGAGGCGGATGTAAAGGTCATCGAGATCGGCACCGCGGTCAGCGTGTTGATCATCCTGATCCTCGTCTATCGGAACCTGATCACCATGTTGGTGCCGCTGATCACGATCGGCACCTCGGTGGTGTCCGCGCAGGGCTTCTTGTCCGCGCTGGCCGAACTGGGCCTGGCCATCAACATGCAGAGCATTATCTTTATGAGTGCGGTAATGATCGGCGCCGGAACAGATTACGCCGTTTTCCTGATCAGCCGCTACCACGACTATGTGCGGCACGGCAACAGTTCGGACCAAGCCGTCAAGAAAGCGTTGATGTCCATCGGCAAGGTCATCGCCGCGTCGGCGGCCACCGTAGCGGTGACCTTTCTGGCGATGGTGTTCACCAAACTGGAAGTGTTTTCGTCGGTCGGTCCGGCGATCTCGGTCTCGATCATGGTGTCGTTGTTGGCCGCGGTCACCCTGCTGCCCGCCATCCTGGTGCTCGCCGGACGACGTGGCTGGGTCAAGCCGCGACGCGACCTCACCACACGGTTCTGGCGGCGTTCCGGAGTCCGCATTGTCCGCCGGCCCAAGATCCATCTGGTCGGCAGTGTCATTGTGCTTATCGTGCTGGCCAGCTGCGCTGGCTTCATCCGGTTCAATTACGACGACCTCAAGACGGTTCCGCAAGACGTGGACAGCGCCAAAGGGTATACGGCGATGAACCGCCATTTCCCGATGAACGCGATGACTCCGATGGTGCTCTTCATCAAATCTCCCCGCGACTTGCGGACACCGAGCGCCCTCGCCGACATCGAGATGATGTCCCGCCGGATAGCCGAAATGCCCGACATTGTGATGGTGCGCGGCTTAACTCGGCCGAACGGGGAGCCGCTGAAGGAGACCAAGGTCTCGTATCAGGCGGGTGAAGTCGGCAGCAAACTCGACGAAGCGTCCTCAGCCATCGAGGATCATGGCGGTGACCTAGACCAGCTGGCCGGCGGTGCGCACCAGTTGGCCGACGCCCTCGCCCAGGTGCGAAACGAAGTCAATGGGGCCGTCTCCAGCACCAGCGGGCTAGTCAACACCCTGCAGGCCATGGTGGCCCTGATGGGTGGGGACAAGACAATCCAACAACTCGACAATGCGTCCCAGTTTGTCGGACGGATGCGGGCGCTCGGCAACGATCTGGGCGGGACCATCGCCTACGCCGAACAGACTGCCGTCTGGGCCAACCCGATGGTGAAGGCCCTCAATTCCAGCCCGGTCTGCAACAAGGACCCCGCCTGCCGGAGTTCACGCGCCGAGTTGGCGGCGTTGGTCCAAGCACAAAACAATGGACTTCTTAAGTCGATCGCTGCACTGGCTGTCACGCTTCAACAGACGAAGGAATACCAGACGCTCGCCCAGACGGTGAACCAATTGGATCAGCAACTCAAGCAAATCGTCAACGGCCTCAAAGCGGTCAACGGCCTTCCCACCAAGTTGGCTCAACTGCAACAAGGCGCCAATGCCCTTGCCGAGGGCAGCGCAGCATTGGCCGAAGGCGTGCAGCAATTGGTCGATCAGACCAAAAAGATGGGCTCGGGACTCAACGAGGCCTCCGACTTCCTGTTGGGGATGAAGCATGACGCGGAGAAGCCGTCGATGGCGGGCTTCAACATTCCGCCGCAGTTTATGACGAGAGATGAGTTCAAGAAGGGCGCCCAGATTTTCCTCTCGCCCGACGGGCATGCCGCGCGATACTTCGTGCAGAGCGCGCTCAATCCGTTCACCACCGAGGCGATGGATCAGGTCAACGAGATTGTCCGTATCGCGGAGTCCGCTCGACCGAATACCGAACTTGCGGAAGCGACGATAGGTGTTGCAGGAATTCCTACTGGGCTTCGGGATACTCGCGACTATTACAATAACGACATCAAATTCATCGTCATTGCGACGGTCCTCATTGTTTTCCTGATCCTGGTCCTTCTGTTGCGCGCAATCGTCGCGCCCATCTACTTAATCGGTTCGGTGCTCGTGTCCTACTTGTCGGCCCTGGGCATTGGCGTCATCTTGTTCCAATTTATATTGGGCCAAGGAATGCATTGGAGTTTGCCCGGACTGTCCTTCATATTGTTGGTTGCGGTCGGCGCCGACTACAACATGCTGCTCATCTCACGGATCCGTGACGAGTCACCGCATGGCGTGCGGGTCGGCGTCATTCGCACAGTGGGCTCCACCGGTGGTGTGATCACGTCGGCGGGTCTCATCTTCGCCGCCTCAATGTTCGGCCTGATGACCGCCAGCATCAACACCATGGCCCAGGCCGGCTTCACCATCGGGATCGGGATTGTGCTCGACACGTTCCTGGTGCGCACCGTTACGGTGCCGGCCTTGACCGCGCTGATCGGCCAGGCCAACTGGTGGCCATCAAAGCTGGGGCAAGACTCAGCGCGGCAGGTCAAGCGGCGCAAGCGGGCACGGAAATCCGACCTGTGGCTAGATCGGGTGAAAGGCATTGGTGGCCGCAAACCCAAGAAGCCGGTGTCCGGCCGGCCGACAACGAAGGTCGCTCGCCCCATCAACGGGCACGCGCGCAAGGACGGCCTGCCCGGCACGATGCCACGCAGCAACGGCAAGCCGCGTAGCGCAACCAACGGCAACAACAAGTACCTGATCGACCATCTCCCCGGACATTCGCTGCCGCTGTTCGGGCTGGCTGAGCTCCCGCCCTACGACGTCCTGGATTGCGTGTCAAAAACCAACGGCAACGGCAAAGTCAATGGCAAAGTCATCGGCAAAGAGCCGGTCGACCATCTCCTCGGCCACTCGCTACCGCTGTTCGGCCTCGGCGGCCTACCTACCTACGACCTGTCGGATGACACGTCGAACCGCAACTGCGACAACCCGATTGACCATTCCGCCGACCCCGCCCTACCAGGGTTCGGCCTGCCGCCACATCAGCCGACAAACGGCAATAGCGAGAGCGACGGCGAACATCCTGTCGAGCACACGGCGCCGTCCTCCGACAAGTCAGTGTTCACCTGA
- a CDS encoding glycosyltransferase family 2 protein yields MPAAPLFSIVIPTFNVASTLRSCLDSITGQTHRDFELVMVDGGSTDRTPDIANRYAPSLGKRLVIHCGPDEGPYDAMNHGVRLASGTWVLFLGADDTLYEPDVLGQVASFIAEHQPSDLVYGDVIMRSKRSRYAGAFDVDRLLFEQNICHQAIFYRRELFASIGPYNLRYRLWADWDFNIRCFSNPALVTRYMDIVVANYNDTSGLSMKEDEEFKKRLPRFVGASALEVCRRKLPGRRNVVAGRSGGS; encoded by the coding sequence ATGCCTGCGGCGCCGTTATTCTCGATCGTGATCCCCACCTTCAACGTCGCCTCGACGCTGCGTTCCTGCCTGGACAGCATCACCGGCCAGACTCACCGGGACTTCGAGCTGGTCATGGTTGACGGCGGCTCGACGGACCGAACGCCTGATATCGCCAACCGCTACGCCCCCAGCCTCGGCAAGCGGCTGGTCATCCATTGCGGCCCCGACGAGGGCCCGTACGACGCGATGAACCACGGCGTAAGGCTGGCCTCCGGGACATGGGTGCTCTTCCTGGGTGCCGACGACACCCTGTATGAGCCGGACGTCCTAGGCCAGGTGGCCAGCTTCATCGCCGAACACCAGCCCAGCGATCTGGTATACGGCGATGTGATCATGCGCTCAAAACGGTCCCGTTACGCCGGCGCCTTCGACGTCGACCGCCTGCTCTTCGAGCAAAACATCTGCCACCAGGCAATCTTCTACCGCCGTGAGCTCTTCGCCAGCATCGGCCCCTACAACCTGCGCTACCGCCTGTGGGCCGACTGGGACTTCAATATCCGCTGCTTCTCCAACCCGGCGCTGGTCACCCGCTACATGGACATCGTCGTTGCGAACTACAACGACACAAGCGGGCTCAGCATGAAAGAGGACGAGGAGTTCAAAAAGCGACTCCCGCGATTCGTCGGGGCGTCGGCCTTGGAAGTGTGTCGTCGGAAGCTGCCCGGGAGGCGCAACGTGGTCGCCGGACGCAGTGGCGGCAGCTGA
- a CDS encoding GDP-L-fucose synthase family protein: protein MSMGKSVGALDRTAPVFIAGHRGLVGSALLRKFQETGFTNLLVRSRGELDLTDRAATLDFVLGTRPQVVIDAAARVGGIMANNTYPADFLSENLQIQVNLLDAAVAARVPRLLFLGSSCIYPKLSPQPIRESALLTGPLEPTNDAYAIAKIAGILQVQAVRRQFGLPWISAMPTNLYGPGDNFSPSGSHLLPALIRRYEEAKASGTQEVTNWGTGSPRRELLHVDDLASACLYLLEHFDGPNQVNVGTGVDHTISEIADMVAEAVGYSGQTRWDPSKPDGTPRKLLDVSVLREAGWRPEIPLRDGIESTVAWYRANTAAVRR from the coding sequence ATGAGCATGGGCAAATCCGTCGGTGCCCTGGACCGCACCGCCCCGGTGTTTATCGCCGGGCACCGCGGGCTGGTCGGGTCCGCCCTGCTACGCAAGTTCCAGGAAACCGGATTCACCAACCTTCTGGTGCGGTCACGCGGCGAACTCGATCTGACCGATCGCGCGGCCACGTTGGACTTCGTTCTCGGGACAAGACCTCAGGTGGTCATCGACGCGGCGGCCCGAGTCGGCGGCATCATGGCCAACAACACCTATCCCGCTGATTTTCTCTCCGAGAACCTCCAGATACAGGTAAACCTGCTCGATGCGGCCGTCGCGGCACGGGTACCGCGGCTGCTGTTCCTCGGCTCGTCCTGCATATACCCAAAACTCAGCCCCCAGCCCATCCGCGAGAGCGCACTGCTCACCGGCCCGCTGGAGCCGACGAACGATGCCTATGCGATCGCCAAGATCGCCGGAATCCTTCAGGTGCAGGCGGTTAGGCGGCAATTTGGGCTGCCGTGGATCTCGGCGATGCCCACCAACCTGTACGGACCGGGTGACAACTTCTCCCCGTCGGGCTCGCATCTACTGCCAGCACTTATCCGCAGGTATGAAGAAGCCAAAGCCAGCGGCACACAGGAGGTGACGAACTGGGGCACCGGATCGCCCCGGCGTGAGCTACTCCATGTCGATGATCTGGCAAGTGCCTGCCTGTACTTGCTGGAGCACTTCGACGGGCCGAATCAGGTCAACGTGGGTACCGGCGTCGACCACACCATCAGCGAGATCGCCGACATGGTGGCCGAGGCGGTGGGCTACAGCGGCCAGACCCGCTGGGACCCGAGCAAACCGGACGGAACACCACGCAAACTGTTGGACGTTTCGGTGTTGCGGGAGGCGGGCTGGCGGCCTGAAATCCCGTTGCGCGACGGCATCGAGTCAACGGTGGCCTGGTATCGCGCGAACACCGCCGCGGTAAGGCGCTGA
- a CDS encoding GAP family protein yields MWVAVLFFGIGNSLDPLRFGLTALLLSRPRPVANLLAFWLGGITAGIGVATAVLLLLREVALGLLEDAASAFESAQSSVAILAAGRLQITLGVLALLVAAVLRARHQARVAVHSGGAPALAPQPSRPNPLARLMSNLQDMLDRGLIWGAFAAGLGSATPPAECLIVLTAIMASGAPVGVQFSAFVAFTLLLLAVVEISLVAYLAVPRKAEAVVMQLDRWVRAHRPQITQTVLIVVGIAWVVQGIGRL; encoded by the coding sequence GTGTGGGTAGCAGTGTTGTTTTTCGGTATTGGAAATTCGCTTGACCCGCTGCGCTTTGGCCTTACGGCGCTCCTGTTGTCGCGACCTCGCCCAGTGGCCAACTTGCTCGCTTTCTGGCTTGGCGGTATCACGGCGGGCATCGGTGTCGCCACGGCCGTGCTGCTACTGCTGCGCGAGGTCGCTTTGGGACTTCTCGAAGATGCTGCGTCCGCGTTCGAAAGTGCGCAATCCTCGGTTGCGATCCTCGCGGCCGGGCGTCTCCAGATCACCCTGGGTGTGCTTGCGCTGCTAGTCGCAGCTGTCCTGAGGGCGCGCCATCAGGCACGGGTAGCGGTACACAGTGGCGGTGCGCCGGCCCTGGCGCCGCAGCCGTCGAGACCAAACCCGCTCGCGCGGCTGATGTCCAACCTCCAGGACATGTTGGACCGGGGGCTTATTTGGGGAGCGTTCGCAGCCGGGCTTGGATCGGCAACGCCCCCTGCCGAGTGCCTGATAGTGCTCACCGCCATCATGGCATCGGGAGCTCCTGTTGGTGTGCAGTTCAGCGCTTTCGTTGCATTCACTCTGCTGTTGCTTGCTGTCGTAGAGATTTCGCTGGTCGCCTACTTGGCGGTGCCACGCAAAGCCGAAGCGGTGGTGATGCAGTTGGATCGCTGGGTCCGTGCCCATCGCCCGCAGATCACCCAGACGGTGCTCATCGTGGTGGGGATTGCGTGGGTGGTTCAAGGTATTGGGAGGCTCTGA
- a CDS encoding glycosyltransferase family 2 protein: protein MCRQSSLTGGGLDGVPVSPTVSVCIPTYNNSATIERCLRSVLDQEGVDFEILVVDDDSSDESSAIAATMLRPGDRLIRNESRVGLNRNHNKCLELARGRCIQFVHGDDWLLPGALQALAGCFDDPTVGMAFAPRRVISDDPKFKRRYGTVHTHFRKLREHNYGPSLVTQMVLRGANGNWIGEPTCVMFRHRLALDTGGFRNDIYQLVDLDLWLRLMLRCAVRFVPQELSVRSHTAATETTQIRRTRRYWLDQLRILTWLIVDPASPAVTRVIAGMWWLPAWLALPVEAAVFGPQRWLRIKTLALAPVREFGHARRLCKGRLTLTAALLPAGGSNFE, encoded by the coding sequence ATGTGTCGTCAGTCATCGTTGACCGGCGGAGGTCTTGACGGAGTGCCGGTGAGCCCAACTGTCTCGGTGTGTATACCGACGTACAACAACAGCGCGACGATCGAGCGGTGCCTGCGCAGCGTGTTGGATCAGGAAGGTGTCGACTTCGAGATACTTGTTGTTGACGACGATTCGTCGGACGAGAGTTCCGCGATTGCGGCAACAATGCTCAGACCCGGAGACCGGCTGATACGCAACGAGTCTCGAGTGGGCCTCAACCGAAATCACAACAAGTGTCTCGAGCTCGCCCGTGGTAGGTGCATCCAGTTTGTGCACGGAGACGACTGGTTGCTTCCGGGAGCGTTGCAGGCGCTTGCTGGATGTTTTGACGATCCGACAGTCGGAATGGCTTTCGCGCCCCGGCGCGTGATAAGTGACGACCCCAAGTTTAAGAGGCGGTATGGCACCGTCCACACCCACTTCCGGAAGCTTCGAGAACACAACTACGGACCGTCTCTCGTCACCCAGATGGTGCTGCGAGGCGCGAACGGCAACTGGATAGGCGAACCGACCTGCGTGATGTTTCGGCACAGACTGGCGTTGGACACGGGGGGGTTTCGCAACGATATCTATCAACTTGTTGACCTGGACCTGTGGTTGCGCTTGATGCTGCGATGCGCCGTCCGTTTTGTTCCACAAGAACTGTCGGTGCGCAGTCACACTGCGGCGACCGAGACGACACAAATAAGGAGGACGCGGCGCTACTGGCTTGATCAACTGCGCATTCTCACTTGGCTGATCGTGGATCCGGCGTCACCCGCCGTAACTCGGGTCATCGCGGGGATGTGGTGGCTCCCCGCCTGGCTGGCGCTGCCCGTCGAGGCCGCGGTGTTCGGCCCGCAGCGGTGGTTGCGGATAAAGACACTTGCCCTGGCTCCCGTCCGCGAGTTCGGGCATGCTCGACGCCTATGCAAAGGCAGGTTAACGCTCACCGCGGCGCTGCTGCCAGCGGGCGGTTCGAACTTTGAATAG
- a CDS encoding glycosyltransferase family 2 protein yields the protein MYRGLMSLLIAVPVFGQHEYTHALVADLEREGAEYLIVDNRGDYPKIGNERVTTPGANLGWAGGSQYGFQTAFSEGYSHAMTLNNDTRISMGFVTALLDSRLPADAGIVGTMIDHGFPYAEADPKPEAAEYNPQAQFRVVPAVEGTALMLSRDCWQDTGGLDLENFNRYGWGIDLDLALRARDAGYGLYTTEMAYINHFGRKTANAHFGRWRYELGANLAMLQGLRRLHGWAATLAIMREIGAAHNRKWHKRFPLDHMMGLPKD from the coding sequence GTGTACCGTGGGCTCATGTCGTTACTGATTGCGGTGCCGGTATTCGGGCAGCACGAGTACACGCACGCGCTGGTAGCTGATTTGGAGCGCGAAGGTGCCGAGTATTTGATCGTCGACAACCGCGGTGACTATCCGAAGATCGGCAACGAACGGGTTACCACACCCGGCGCAAATCTCGGCTGGGCCGGCGGCAGCCAATACGGGTTTCAAACTGCGTTCTCCGAGGGCTACTCGCACGCAATGACGCTCAACAACGACACCCGTATCTCAATGGGCTTCGTCACCGCCCTGCTCGACTCGCGCCTACCCGCTGACGCGGGAATCGTGGGGACGATGATCGATCACGGATTCCCGTATGCGGAGGCTGACCCGAAACCAGAAGCGGCGGAGTACAATCCGCAAGCGCAGTTTCGCGTAGTGCCCGCTGTGGAGGGAACGGCACTCATGCTGTCCCGCGATTGCTGGCAGGATACCGGCGGGTTGGATCTAGAGAATTTCAACCGCTACGGTTGGGGAATCGATCTCGATCTTGCGCTACGTGCTCGCGACGCTGGTTACGGCCTCTATACAACGGAGATGGCCTATATCAACCACTTCGGACGCAAGACTGCCAACGCGCACTTTGGCCGCTGGCGGTATGAGCTAGGCGCAAATTTGGCAATGCTCCAGGGGCTGCGAAGGTTGCATGGCTGGGCCGCAACCCTCGCAATCATGCGGGAGATAGGCGCGGCGCATAACCGCAAGTGGCACAAACGGTTTCCGCTTGACCACATGATGGGCCTGCCAAAGGACTGA
- a CDS encoding glycosyltransferase: MKCVLAVHGTRGDVEPCAAVAQELQRRGHEVRMAVPPNLLGFVESVGFTAAPYGPDSLAQLDEDIFRNFWRVRNPVRLVHEGAEYLTRGWSDMSTTLTSLADGADLIVTGQTYQGVVVNVAEYYDIPMAALHYFPHRVNGQLVPYLPAPAIRSTMRLLDWIYWRMCKDAENTQRRQLGLPETAVSSTRRIAEGSLEIQAYDQKVYFPGLAQEWGGRRPFVGALTMELPTESDDEIASWIATGTPPIYFGFGSMRIESLSDTVAMISDVCAQLGERALICSGVSDLPEETTLDNVKVVRAVNHSSVFPECRAVVHHGGPGTLAAGMRAGVPTLVLWIGAEQPIWAAQVRRLKVGLARRFAAASRKSLVKDLHTILSPKYVIRARQVASQMTKSADSRIATADLLEDTVRQHRSRSRASGAARAHSGSHLRRI; encoded by the coding sequence ATGAAATGTGTCTTGGCAGTCCATGGAACTCGCGGGGACGTCGAGCCCTGCGCCGCAGTCGCTCAGGAGCTGCAGCGGCGCGGGCACGAGGTCCGCATGGCGGTCCCACCCAACCTGCTCGGGTTCGTCGAATCGGTCGGGTTTACCGCAGCTCCTTATGGCCCCGACTCCCTGGCGCAACTGGACGAGGATATCTTCCGTAACTTCTGGCGGGTTCGAAATCCGGTCAGGCTGGTGCACGAGGGCGCGGAGTACCTAACCCGGGGCTGGTCGGACATGAGCACCACATTGACCTCACTGGCCGACGGGGCGGACCTGATCGTGACGGGCCAGACCTACCAGGGAGTCGTCGTCAACGTCGCGGAGTACTACGACATTCCAATGGCCGCACTGCACTACTTCCCGCACCGGGTCAACGGCCAGCTTGTTCCCTATTTGCCTGCGCCAGCGATTCGCTCCACGATGAGACTGCTTGACTGGATCTATTGGCGGATGTGCAAGGACGCTGAAAACACGCAACGCCGTCAATTGGGCCTGCCGGAGACAGCCGTCTCCTCGACGCGCCGGATCGCCGAAGGATCTCTAGAGATTCAGGCCTACGACCAGAAGGTCTACTTTCCAGGTCTGGCACAGGAATGGGGCGGTCGACGGCCGTTTGTTGGGGCGCTGACTATGGAGTTGCCAACGGAGTCCGACGATGAGATTGCATCATGGATTGCCACGGGAACACCGCCGATTTACTTCGGCTTTGGCAGCATGCGGATCGAATCCCTCTCCGACACAGTCGCCATGATCAGCGATGTCTGCGCACAGTTGGGCGAGCGCGCCCTGATCTGCTCAGGGGTAAGTGATCTCCCCGAGGAGACCACGCTGGACAACGTTAAGGTTGTCCGCGCGGTGAACCACTCATCCGTCTTTCCCGAGTGCCGCGCGGTCGTACATCACGGCGGCCCGGGCACCCTGGCCGCCGGTATGCGAGCCGGGGTCCCCACATTGGTGCTCTGGATCGGGGCTGAACAACCAATCTGGGCTGCTCAAGTCAGACGACTCAAGGTGGGCTTGGCCCGGCGCTTCGCGGCCGCCAGTCGAAAATCACTCGTCAAAGATTTGCACACCATCCTCAGCCCCAAGTACGTTATCCGCGCCCGTCAGGTCGCCAGCCAGATGACCAAATCTGCCGACAGCCGAATCGCCACGGCCGACCTGTTGGAGGACACTGTCCGCCAGCATCGTTCTCGCTCGCGCGCATCGGGAGCTGCCCGCGCACATAGCGGAAGTCACCTTCGCCGCATCTAA